A window of Chryseobacterium sp. IHB B 17019 genomic DNA:
AATAAAAAAATATATATCTTTGCACCAGTTAAACAAAATGCTTCACCCTTTGTTTAAGGTAATTTCAACAATTATTTGTAAACGGGAGCAGACAAAAATGATCCGGTAGTTCAGCTGGTTAGAATGCCGCCCTGTCACGGCGGAGGTCGCGGGTTCGAGTCCCGTCCGGATCGCTGACAATGTAGACCCTTCAACAATTGAAGGGTTTATTTTTTTGCTTTAAAATTAAACTACGAAATCTTTTAAGTCATGGTTTTCCCGTATTTTTACGGTAATTCGAGGAAGTACTTTTATATTCCGATTTTAGGTCTGATATTTGCACTGAGTAGCAAAAATAGGCCACCATTTTATTTATGAAAAACATATTTGTGAAAAAGTCATTCTTATACACACTTTTTATTGCATTGATGCTGCTTTCTTGTAAAAAAGAAATTGAAAAAATAAGTGATACAATTAAAGATACAACATCTTCCACTTCGGAAACTGAAGCTCCTAAACAAGATTCAATAAAAAAAGATTCTGTCATACAGAAAGAGTCTCTGCCTCCCGCAATGCAGGAAGATGGCTTCTATAATGCGTTTATTTTCCCGAAAGATAAAAAGCTGAAAGATTCTTTCTTTTCTGTTTTCAACAAAAAATATACGGAAAAGGAGCGGTATGCAATTTTAGCTTTAAACAGATTGGATTCAAAAAACAAATGGAACGCTGATACATTGGTGGTTCCTGCAAAAATTGACACGACGTTGATGGAATATTCGCCATTTCCGATGCAGTTGGATGTATTGAGCCCGGTAAAAAAGTTTGTGGTCTTTTCGTACCCGATTCAAGCTTATGGAGTATATTCAAACGGAAGTCTTGTGAAATGGGGCCCGACAAGCATGGGTAAGAAAGCCGCCAAGACAAAAACAGGCCTTACATTTGCCAACTGGAAAAAGAAACTGTCGATCTCTTCTGTAAGTACAGAGTGGAAGCTGCCTTATAACTTTAATATTTTTAATACGGACGGAATTGGTTGGCATCAGTATGATCTTCCGGGATATCCTGCCTCGCATTCATGTTTGAGATTATTGATGAGAGATGCGCAATGGCTGTATGCTTACGCGGATACCTGGGTTTTGAATCCTGGAGGAGCGACGACAAAAGCGAAGGGAACACCGGTATTGGTTTTTGGGGATTATAAATGGGGCGGAAGAAAGCCTTGGAGAGAACTGCTGAATGATCCTAATGCAAATAATATCTCCGTAGAAGAAATGACCAAAATGATCGAACCTAATATTGAAAAGATGCTGAGAGAGCAGGATAACAGGGAAAAGGTGGTGGATTCTATCAAAGCTGCAAAAGCGGTGATAGAGCAAATGCCTGAAAATCCCAAAACCCAGGCTCCTTAACTAGTCCTTTTTTTCGTATTGTAAGGTTGATTCTTCTGCAAATCTTCTGAGCTTCAGCATCTCTTCCTTGCCTTTATACTGCCCGAATCTTGTTGCCGCATAAGTGAGGGCAATGCAAAAAAGCATAACGAAAGAGGCCGTCAATGCCCAGGGGAATTCCTGGCTTTTGATTTGTTTTTCAACATAATACATCGAGAAAAATGTCATCCAGAGAATAGAAAAAGTGAAATAAAGGAACATAAAAAATGTCCATACAGCGGAACTTGGCCCAAAAACGCCTCGTATTGCCGTTTTTTCATCTTCAATTTCGATTCTTAAAGATAACCTTGGCTTCCAATAATTATCATATTCCGTTTCTACACAGATGGTTGCGACTTCTTTATTGATGTTTCCTGAGAATTCGTCTTTGTGGTCTGCGAGATATTTTTTCAGATTTTCAGCATATTCTTCTTTGGTAAGATTGGTGTACATTTTAAAGCGCGGCCGGCTTCTGATCTTATCTAAGGTAGTTTCTTCGGTATTCATATTATTCGTGTTCTTGGTAGGGAATAGGGTCTTCAAGGGTAAAACTTAACGTCATTTCCTGAGCTTTTCTCTGAATCATCATATTGATGGTTTTTCCTTCGGCAGATTTCATCAGTTCCATAATTTGTTCCATTGTCATATCTGCGGTTTTTTTTCCGTTGATACTTATCAGTTTATCGTCTTTTTTAATACCGGCTTTATGTGCCGGAGAATCTTTCCTGACACCTGCAATGGAGAAAATCGGTTTTAAAACAAAATTATATTGCAGGCTGTTGTTCAGAATTTCAACTCCGCTGGAAGCGTTATCCCTGTTTTTTGTCGGGAGATTTACAATATCTTTAGTCCACTCCAGGCCGTCCTGCCGGAAATCCAGCCCGCTCATATTAAAATGGAAAGGGTCATCAAAATTTCTGTTTTTCCTTAAATACATTTTTTTGCTGGGATAATCAAAAGCTACGGTAAAACGTCGTAAAATATCGCCACCAATTGATCCTTTCCTTCCTTCTACCAGATTGACATGCTGGATAGAATATTCATCAGGCATTGCTGTAAGCGGTTTTTCAAATTGGAATCTTCCCAAATAAAAATTGTGAATTCTGCTCCTTTTGCCATAAATATCACCATTAAAACCTCTTCCCAGAAAATCATCAATATTAGGACGGTTGTACACAAAGTCTTTGATCAGGGCAGGGAAGAGCCAGATCGGATCGCTATTCCCAAGATCAATTAATAATTTTGAGCTTTTTCTTTCGTTCGTCATTTCTACATCTGCAAGAATGTACGGTTTACTTTTTTCTATGGAAATGGGAAGTTCGTCGAATTTTTTAATCTTTTTCTTAAATAATTCCTCATCATTATAAATGGTAATTTTTTTGGAAGAATAATCAATCAGGACAGGGTGATCCTTAAAAAAATGATAGCCTATGATTCCGTTCACAGGGATTCCTACATGAGCTGAGATATTAAATTCCTGATCAACAATGATAAAAAGCGTCAGGGTATAATTCACATAATCTTTCCCGACTCTTGCAATGTTGTTATCAGACCGGAAGCCGTCGATGCTTTTAGTTCCGCCGAGTCCGGAAAATCTTATTTTTTCAAGGTTATCAAGTTTTAAGTCCTGATTTTCGAGGCTGAAAATGGATGTTTCCGCAACGCCTGTGTCAAGTAAAAAGGTAAGATTAGCCCCGTTGATATTAACAGGAATGAAAATTAAATTGTTAATAAATTTAAAAGGGATAACTGTTTTTTTCTCGCTCTGTATTTCAAATGAATTCTGGGCATTAGTAAAAATGCTTAAGAAAAGAATCCAGAAAAAATACTTTAATTTCATTTTCTGAATTTAGTAAAATAATTCTTATCAAAAATAAAAAACATTCTCAAAATTGAGAATGCTTGTTTATTTTGTATAGAAATAAGGTAATTGTTTAGTTTTTCATATTATTTGGAGTAAAAATCCATCAGATCCATATAGTTTTTTTGATTCACTCCGTGACCGCTCATATATTCCCGGAAGGTAAAATAACAGTTCAGGTCATAGAGAAGGTCTGCTGCTTTTCTTCCCCATTCCAAAGGGATTATAGCATCATCCGTTCCGTGAGAAATGAAGAATCTAAGCTTTTCCAGTTTCTTCTTATCTTTTACAATATCTGTCAGCAGTTTTTCTTCCGGATAGCTGCTCATACAAGCAACAAGATTGAACATTTCAGGATATTTTAAAGCCAGGGCATAGCATAAAATTCCCCCTTGGCTGAAACCGCAAAGGTGAGTTTTACCTTCTGTGATCCCGTAATGGTTTATTATTTTTAAAATACTCTCCAAGACGCTGGTCAAAGATTCTGTAGCTTGCGGAACATCAACAAAATTTTCCGGGTTGTTGAAATCAATATCATACCATGAATATCCTTCAAACTGCGTAGTTCTTGGTGCTCTGAAGCTCACAATGATCCAGTCTTCGGGAAGGGTTTCCCTGAAGCTGAAAAGGTCCTGCTCATTACTTCCATAGCCATGAAGCATAAAAAGAATTGTGGTAGAAGGTGTAATATTTTCGGGTTCTCTGACGATGTAATCTAAATTCATGGGGACAAATATAATTAATAACGATTTATTTTAAATAATAAAGTAAAAATGGGACCGTTTTAAAACTTGTGACATTATGTCTATTATATCATATGACCCTTTCAAAATGAAGATGTAAGCGGGTAATAAAATATTTATTGATTTGATATTATTTAGAAATCTTTGTTGGAAATTTTTCATAAAAGTTATTTTTATATTGATAAAAAACCTATATTTGAAACATTAAAAATCTATTTGGAGAAATGAAGCAATTTTACAAATCAAAAAGTTTATTAAGACTTTCTTTTTTATTCGTCGTATTATTTTCAGTAATTTCTGTTGCTAATTCTTGTAAAGATGACGACGACG
This region includes:
- a CDS encoding L,D-transpeptidase; the protein is MKKSFLYTLFIALMLLSCKKEIEKISDTIKDTTSSTSETEAPKQDSIKKDSVIQKESLPPAMQEDGFYNAFIFPKDKKLKDSFFSVFNKKYTEKERYAILALNRLDSKNKWNADTLVVPAKIDTTLMEYSPFPMQLDVLSPVKKFVVFSYPIQAYGVYSNGSLVKWGPTSMGKKAAKTKTGLTFANWKKKLSISSVSTEWKLPYNFNIFNTDGIGWHQYDLPGYPASHSCLRLLMRDAQWLYAYADTWVLNPGGATTKAKGTPVLVFGDYKWGGRKPWRELLNDPNANNISVEEMTKMIEPNIEKMLREQDNREKVVDSIKAAKAVIEQMPENPKTQAP
- a CDS encoding PDZ domain-containing protein, producing the protein MKLKYFFWILFLSIFTNAQNSFEIQSEKKTVIPFKFINNLIFIPVNINGANLTFLLDTGVAETSIFSLENQDLKLDNLEKIRFSGLGGTKSIDGFRSDNNIARVGKDYVNYTLTLFIIVDQEFNISAHVGIPVNGIIGYHFFKDHPVLIDYSSKKITIYNDEELFKKKIKKFDELPISIEKSKPYILADVEMTNERKSSKLLIDLGNSDPIWLFPALIKDFVYNRPNIDDFLGRGFNGDIYGKRSRIHNFYLGRFQFEKPLTAMPDEYSIQHVNLVEGRKGSIGGDILRRFTVAFDYPSKKMYLRKNRNFDDPFHFNMSGLDFRQDGLEWTKDIVNLPTKNRDNASSGVEILNNSLQYNFVLKPIFSIAGVRKDSPAHKAGIKKDDKLISINGKKTADMTMEQIMELMKSAEGKTINMMIQRKAQEMTLSFTLEDPIPYQEHE
- a CDS encoding alpha/beta hydrolase — encoded protein: MNLDYIVREPENITPSTTILFMLHGYGSNEQDLFSFRETLPEDWIIVSFRAPRTTQFEGYSWYDIDFNNPENFVDVPQATESLTSVLESILKIINHYGITEGKTHLCGFSQGGILCYALALKYPEMFNLVACMSSYPEEKLLTDIVKDKKKLEKLRFFISHGTDDAIIPLEWGRKAADLLYDLNCYFTFREYMSGHGVNQKNYMDLMDFYSK